GGCGAGGGCGAGGAGGGCGCGGGCTCCGGGCACGACAGGCCGGGCACCTGTGAGGTGCGGATGGACGGCGGTCCCCTGCGGTGCTGGGTGGTCGCGGGGACACCGGCCCGGGTGCTGCGGGGGTGGACCGCGTTGACCGGTGCGCCCGCGCTGCCGCCGTCCTGGGCACTGGGTGCGCAGCATGCCCGGTCGGGGTCCGGGGGTGCGGAGGAGGTACGGCGGATCGTGGCGGGGTACCGCGAGCGGAAGCTGCCGCTGTCCGTCCTGCACCTGGACGGCGACGCGCGGCAGGTGTTCACCGGAGGCGGAGAGCAGGTTCCGGGTCCGTCCCGGCGGGCGCAGGAACCGGCCGAGGGCGGTGTCCGGCTGGTGTCGGTCGTCGGAGCAGCGGTGGAGGCGGCGCCGGGGAACGCCGTGTTCGACGCCGGGCGGCGGATCGGCACGGCTGGTGCGTATGTCAGGGACGCCGGGGGGCGTGCGGTGCGTGGCGCGGGGCGTCAAGGTGCGTACGTCTATCCGGACTTCACCGATCCGCTGGTACGGGAGTGGTGGGGCACGCTCTACGAGGAGCGGCTGGACCAGGGGTTCTCCGGTGTGTGGCACGACGTGGACGCGCCGGCCTCCTTGCCGGCGGTCGGTGGTCCGGGGCTTCCCCTCTCGGCGCGGCACTCGCTGGAGGGCCGAGGTGGTGATCACCGCGAGGCGCACAACCTCTACGGGCTGGCCATGGCCCGGGCCGGTTACGAGGGCCTGCGCCGGCTGCGGCCGGACGAGCGGCCGTTCCTGGTCTCGCGTTCCGGGTGGGCGGGCGTGCAGCGGTACGGGGGTGTGTGGTCCGGTGACGCGGCGGCCGGCTGGCCGGGGCTGCGGGCCTCGCTCGCCCCGGTGATGGGTCTCGGGCTGTGCGGGGTGCCGTACTCGGGGGCGGACGGGGACGGGGCGGAGGGCGCGCAGGCGTCGACGCCCTCGCCCGAGCTGTATCTGCGCCGGCTCCAGCTGGCCGCGTTTCTGCCGCTGTTCCGTACCCGTGCGGCCGTGGGCACGGAGGGGCGGGAACCGTGGGAGTTCGCGCCGGGGGTCCTCGAACATGCGAAGGCCGCGCTCGACGGGCGTGAGCGGCTGCACCCGTACTTCGTCTCGCTGGCGCAGGTGGCCCGGCTGACGGGCGCCCCGTATGTGCGGCCGTTGTGGTGGGGTTCGCCCGGCGACCGCACCTTGCGGGACTGCGAGGACGCCTTCCTGCTGGGCGATGCGCTGCTGGTGGCGCCGGTCCTGGAGTGCGGGGCGGAGCGGCGGGCGGTGCGGCTTCCGCGCGGGCGCTGGTACGACACGGTGACCGGGGAGGCGTACGAGGGGCCCGGGCAGGTGGTGGTGGGCGCCCCGTTGTCGCGGATTCCGGTGCTGGCGCGGGCCGGTGCGGTGATTCCGGTGCGGGGTGCGGAGGGCGTTCTCGAACTGGAGGTGTGGGCTCCGCCGGTGGGGCGTTCGGGCGGGGGCCTGGTGGTGCGCGATGCGGGCGACGGATGGGCACAGGCGGAGATCGAGCGGTACACGACACGGATGGCGGGCGGGCGCGTGGTGGTCGAGCGGGAGGGCGAGGAAGGGGAGGCGGTACCTCCGGTGCGGGTGCGGGGGCTGTAGCGGGGCCGCCGGCCCCGGCGTCAGCCGTACTGGCCGGCGAACCAGGCGTGGGCAGCGCGGGTGTGGAGAGGGAAGGCCAGTTCCCGGGCGGTGCGCAGCACGTCGTAGCCGTCGGTCTCGTCGGTGGGTACGGAGGGCGGGAGCGCGGCGGCCGGGCGCGGGGGCAGCAGGCCGAAGAGCAGAAGGTGGCCGTCCGGGCTGCTCATCGCGTCGGCCAGGCGGACGTCCTGCTCGTGGGCCTCGATGCCGGTTTCCTCGCGGAGCTCTCGTACCACCGCGTGGCGCCAGTCCTCCGTGTGGTCGACGAATCCGCCCGGGAGCGCGATTCCGCCCAGCTGGGGTGGGATGGTGCGGGTGATGACGACGAGTCCGCCGCCCTGCGTGTCGGTGACGGGCAGCAGGGCCACGGCGACCGGGAGCGGGTTGCGGTAGGCGGTGGCCCCGCACGCGGCACAGGTCCGGGGCCAGGAGGTGGCCGATTCCGCGGAGTACGGCGTACCGCAGCTTCCGCAGTAGGCGTGGGAGGCGGGCGGCGTTGGCGGGTTCGTGGGCGCGGACACGGGCGGACTGTATCCGATCACTCTTCCGCGGGGCCCTCGGAGCTGATAGACGATGTGCGCATGACAGGAATTCGCACTGCCTTCCGCACTCTGGCGGCCACGGCCGCCACCCTGCTCGCCGTGACCGTCGCCGCCCCGGTGGCCGGGGCCTCACCCGAACCGAAGGCCCCACGGGAGTTCGTCTCGCTGCGATCCGTCGATCCGACGATCATTCAGGAGATGCGCTACACCACCCCCCACAACTTCATGGGCACGCCCGTGGACGGCTACCGGCAGCCGGTCTGCATCCTGACCCGGCCCGCCGCCCGCGCGCTGCACGAGGCGCAGACCCGGCTGCTGCGTCAGGGCTATTCGCTCAAGGTGTACGACTGCTACCGGCCGCAGCGGGCCGTGGACCACTTCGTGCGCTGGGCGAAGGATCTCGACGACCAGGCCATGAAGGGCGAGTTCTATCCGCTCGTCGACAAGACGCGGCTGTTCGAGGACGGTTACATCGCGGAGAAGTCCGGACACAGCAGGGGCAGCACGGTGGACCTGACTCTGGTCCGGCTGCCGGCCCTGCCCACGCGGCCATATCTGCCGGGCGAGGCGCTGACGCCCTGCTACGCACCGCAGTCCGAGCGTTTTCCCGACAACTCGGTCGACATGGGGACGGGTTATGACTGTTTCGACACCCTGTCGCACACCGACGACCCGCGGATCCAGGGTGTCCAGCGCGCCAACCGGCAGCTGCTGAAGCAGACGCTCGTCGGCCTGGGCTTCGTGAATCTGGCCGAGGAGTGGTGGCACTTCACCTTCAAGCCGGAACTCTTCCCCGACACCTACTTCGACTTCCCGGTGGCCACCCGCTCCGTCGCGGGGCACTGAGACAGGCTTCTGCCTCCTGCCTGGGAACGGGCGGCCGGGACCACCCCCGTCGGCTCCGGCCGCCCGTTCTCCTCTTCGGACGCGGAAAGGCCGTATCCGGTTGCCGTTCCAGCCATTACGGTGCCGGTATGTCACAGCAGACGTTCGATTCGTACGAGGAATTCTGGCCGTACTACGTGGCGATGCACTCCCGGGCCGCCACCCGCTGGGTCCATCTGACCGGGACGCTGACCGGCCTCACGATCGCCGCCTACGGGCTGGCGCGCGGGCGGCGGCGGTACGTGGCGGCGCTGCCGCTCATCGGGTACGGGGCCGCCTGGCCGGCGCACTTCTTCATCGAGAAGAACAACCCGGCCTCGTTCGGGCATCCCGCCTGGTCCCTGCGCGGTGACGTGCAGATGATCCGGATGATGCTCGCGGGCCGGGACGGGGAGCTGGCAGAGACCGCCGCCAAGTGGCTCGCCGAGAACCGCTGACCGTGGCACACTTCTGACGTTCCGTCAGATTCAGTGCCGGGGAGGGGCTTTGTCGCACACGCGCACACCCGTAGTGGCCGGTTGGTTCACCGAGGACTGCACCGAAGAGGACTTCCGGCTGCTGGGGACCCGCTGCTCCGGCTGTTCCACGGTCTCCTTCCCCCGCGAGGACGGCTTCTGCCGCAACCCCGGCTGTCCGGGCGGGGAACCGGCCGAGGTGCAGCTCTCCAAGCAGGGCACCGTCTGGTCGTTCACCGACGGCCGCTACCGGCCCCCTCCCCCGTACGTCTCCGATCCGGACGTGCCCTGGGAGCCCTGCACCCTGGTCGCCGTCGAGCTGGCCGCCGAGCGCATCGTCGTCCTGGGACAGGCCGCGCCCGGAGTGGGGATCGCGGACCTGACGATCGGGATGACGGTCGAGGCCGTGCCCGGCGTGCTCGCCGACGCCGTCGGGAGCGAGGACCTGCGGGCGACGTGGAACTGGCGGCCCGTGCCCACCCCGGATTCCGGGGCACCGGACGGAGGCGCGGCATGACCGGCGACGTGGCGGTTCTCGGGGCCGGGATGCACCCGTGGGGCAAGTGGGGGCGCAGCTTCGTCCAGTACGGCAGGGTCGCGGCGAAGGCGGCGCTCGCCGACGCGGGCCTCGACTGGCGCGACGTGGGCTCCGTGGTCGGCGCGGAGACCGTGCGGGGCGGCTATCCGGGGTACGTGGCGGGCGCGACGTTCGCGCAGGCGCTCGGCTGGCAGGGCGCACGTGTGACCAGTGTGTACGCGGCCTGCGCCTCGGGCGCCCAGGCCGTCAACGCCGCCCGGGCCCAGATCCTGGCCGGCCTGGCCGATGTGGTCCTGGTGGTGGGAGCGGACGCGGCGCCCAAGGGCTTCTTCGCCCCGGCCGGCGGCGACCGGCCCGACGACCCCGACTGGCTGCGCTTCCGGATCCTCGGGGCGACGAACCCCGCGTACTTCGCGCTCTACGCCCGCCGCAGGATGGCGCTGTACGGGGACACGACCGACGACTTCGCCCTGGTCAAGGTCAAGAACGCGGCGGCGGGCGCCCTCAACGCCAACGCCCGGTACCGCGCGCCCGTGACGTCCGCGCAGGTCGCCGCGTCCGCCGTGGTCGCCGATCCGCTGCGGCTCCTCGACATCTGCGCCACCTCCGACGGCGCGGCGGCCCTCGTCCTGTCCAGCATGGAGTTCGCCAGGCGCCACGGCGCCGGGAACCCCGTCCGTATCCGCGCCGTCTCGACCGTCACCCCGACCTTCCCGAGGACCGTGCTGGACCTGCCCGACATCGCGACGGACTCCGCCGTGGCGGTGGAGCCCGCTCCGGAGAGCTTCCGCGCCTCGATCGCCCGGGCCGCGTACGAGGAGGCGGGCCTCGGTCCGACGGACCTCTCGCTCGCCGAGGTGTACGACCTCTCCACCGCGCTGGAGCTGGAGTGGTACGAGGACATCGGGCTGTGCGCGCCCGGGGACGGCGCGAAGCTCGTACGCGAGGGGGTGACCGCGCTCGGCGGCGGTGTTCCGGTCAACGCCAGTGGCGGGCTGGCCTCCTTCGGGGAGGCGGTGCCGGCCCAGGCGATCGCTCAGGTCTGCGAGCTGACGTGGCAGTTGCGCGGGACGGCGGGCGACCGTCAGGTGCCGGGCGCCCGTGCCGGGATCACGGCGAATCAGGGGCTGTTCGGCCACGGTTCCGCCGTGATCGCGGTGCGCTGAGGCGGGGCCGACCGGGGTACGGGCCGCCCGTACGACGCTTGACCCGTACCCCGGTCGGCGGGGGTACGGGCCACGTGCGGCCGTGCCGGTCAGGTCGTCGCGGGTTCCCGGAGCCGGTCGGCCCGGGCCATCGCGTGTTCCACCACCGCGACCAGGACGTCCCGTACGGACGGGCGGTCGCGGGCGTCGCACAGGAGCACCGGCACCTCGGGGTCGAGGTCGAGCGCCGCCTGGACCGTCTCGACGGGGAACCGGTCGGCCCCCTCGAAGCAGTTGACGGCCACGGCGAACGGGATCGCCCGGCGCTCGAAGTAGTCGACCGCCGCGAAGCAGTCCTCCAGGCGTCTCGTGTCCGCGAGGACGACGGCGCCCAGGGCACCCTGGGACAACTCGTCCCACAGGAACCAGAAACGGTCCTGCCCCGGTGTGCCGAACAGATAGAGCACCAGGTCCTCGCGCAGCGTGATGCGGCCGAAGTCCATCGCCACCGTGGTGGTGGTCTTCGCCTCCACGCCCTCCAGGTCGTCCACCGGACGGCCCGCCTCGCTCAGCCTCTCCTCCGTGCGCAGCGGTCTGATCTCGCTGACCGCGCCCACCAGGGTCGTCTTGCCCACTCCGAAGCCGCCCGCCACCAGGATTTTCAGGGTAACGGGCTCAACGGGCCGCCTCTTGCGGCTAGAGCGCCCGAAGGCCATTGATCACCTCGCGAAGAATGTTCACGTCCGGCAGCTCGGCCGGCGGAACGGGACGGGTTACGTGCACCAGCTCGTCCTCCACGAGATCACCGACCAGGACCCGGACCACCCCGACGGGGAGGTCCAGCCCGGCCGCGAGTTCCGCGATCGACTGGGGCATGTCACTGCAGAGTTCGACGATCTCCACGTGTTCCGGGGAGAGCGTCTGGTCCCGGCCTGGATCGTCGGCCGCCGGTTCGGGGACGACGATCGCGATCAGGTCGAGGCGGTGGCGGGACGCGCTGCTCGTACGCCCCCGGGTCATCGCGTACGGGCGGACCACAGGTCCCGCGTCGGCGTCGTACCAACGCGACGACTGGGAGCCGGCGGGCGGGGCCGGGGATCCGGAGACGGCGCCCCGGGAGGAGTCAGCGCTCATGCCATCCACTCACCCTCCGGCGGGCAGACCGGTCGTCCGGGGGGCGTTGGCCAGGTGGGCCCCCACCCGCTTGACCATCAGCGTCATCTCGTAGGCCACCTGACCGACGTCGGAGTCGGAGTGGGCCAGGACGGCGAGACAGCTGCCGTCGCCGGCCGCGGTGACGAAGAGGAACGCCTCGTCGAGCTCGACGACGGTCTGGCGCACACGGCCCGCGTCGAAGTGACGGCCCACGCCCTTGGCGAGGCTGTGGAACCCGGAGGCGACCGCCGCCAGGTGCTCACTGTCCTCCCGGGTCAGGTCCTTGGACGTGCCGGTGGCGAGACCGTCGCTGGAGAGCACCAGCGCCTTGTGGATGCTGCCGACGCGGTCGACGAGTTCGTCGAGGAGCCAGTTGAGTTCGCCGGAGCCGTGGCGGCTCGCGTCGGGTGCTGCGGCGTTCGGTGCGGTCATGGACCGTCCCCTCCCGGAGTGGTTCCTGGTGCTGTCTCGCCGCGGCCGGCCGTGTCTTCGGCGTTCTCACGCCGGCCACGCTGCCAGCCACGCTGTAGCGAAGCCATGCGATTGCGTACTTCGTCCGCGTCGCGTTCGAGGTCGTCGACGGCGTCCGCGGGGGTGTGGGCGGGAGTCCGGTGTGCGGATTCCTCCCGGAGCTGGGGGGCGAGGTTCGCCTGCCGGACCCGGCGGGGCAGACCTCCCACGGTCTCCCGTACCGGTCCCGCGGCAGGGGCCTCGGGGGACGACGGGAGGGAGTCCGCGCCGGTGACCGTGGGGTGGGCACGGCCCGCCTCGTCCACCCGGCGGCCCCGGTCGGCGACCAGGGTCGGGGGCTTGCGACGGGGCAGGGGCACCGGCCCCGCCGGACGCATCGGGCGGACATCGGCCTCGCGTCCGCCGGTCTGGTCGGCGGCCTGCTGGTGCTGGTCGCGGTCGGCGTCGCGGCGCACGTCCCGGGCACGGAAGATGCCGCCGCGTTCGCTCTCGGTGTCCTCCAGGTCGGAGACGCCGTCGAGCACGGGAGCGAGGGCCGGGTCGAGCTCGGGGTCGACACGGTTCGGGGCCTGCGGGAAGCCCAGGGGGTCCAGCGGACCTTCGAGTTCCACGGGCCCGTCGAGGACCGAGGGTCCGACGAGTCCGGTGGGCACCGGAGACAGGACGGAGGAACGGCCGCCCTCCTTCGTACCGCTGTCGGTGACGCCGTCTTCGCGGGAACCGGCACCTGCGGGCGCGTCGATGCCCGGGCGTCCGCCGCCGATCGCCCGTTCCGCTCTGCGGTCGAGACGGAATCCGGTGCCGTGGGTGTCCGGTGCGTCCGTCAGCAGGGCGGCCGGGATGAACACGACCGCGGTGGTCCCTCCGTACGGGGACCTCTGGAGGGAGACGCGTACGTTCTGCCGCTGGGCGAGCCGGCTGACCACGAAGAGGCCCAGCCGGTCGGTGTCGGAGAGCTCGAAGTCGGGGGTCTCGGCGAGCCGGAGGTTGGCGTCGAGGAGAACCTCGGGGGCCATGCCGAGGCCGCGGTCGTGGATCTCCAGCGTGAATCCGTTGGCGACGCGCTCACCGTGCACCTGGACCGCGGTGTGCGGCGGCGAGAACACGGTGGCGTTCTCCAGGAGTTCGGCGATCAGGTGGGTGAGGTCGGCCACGGCGGGGCCGCCCACTCCGATGCGCGGCAGCCGGCGGACCTCGATCCGTTCGTAGTCCTCCACCTCCGCGACCGCGGCCCGCACCACGTCCATCAGCTGGATCGGCTTGCGCCACTGGCGGGACGGGGCGGCTCCGGAGAGGATCACGAGACCCTCGGCGTGCCGCCGCATGCGGGTGGTGAGGTGGTCGAGCCGGAAGAGGTCGGCCAGCTCGTCGCTGTTCTCGGTGCGCCGCTCCATGGCGTCGAGGAGCGTCAACTGGCGGTGCAGGAGTACCTGGTTGCGGCGGGCGAGGTTCACGAACACCTCGGAGACGCCGCGGCGCATGTCGGCCTGCTTGACCGCGGCCTCGACGGCGGCGCGCTGGAGCGTGTTGAGCGCCTGGCCGACCTGTCCGATCTCGTCGCGCTCGTACTGGAGGTGCGGGGCCTCGGTCTCGACGTCCACCTGTTCGCCCGCGGCGAGCCGGCGCATCACGCTCGGCAGCCGCACACCGGACACCTCGTGGGCGTCCTTGCGGAGCCGGGAGAGGTCGCGGACGAGCTCACGGCCGATCCGTACGGAGACGAAGATCGAGACGAGCAGCGCGAGGAAGCCGAGCACACCGGCGACCCCTGCCTGGACCAGCACGCGGTAGCCGGCCGGTTCGGCGCGGTCCTGGAAGCGGTTGGTCATCTCGGTCGAGTCGTTGGCGAGCAGGTTCAGGACCGGTTCGGTCACTTCCTGCCAGCGCTCCGCGTCGACGCTGCCCGGCTTCTTGAAGGGGCCCGCGCCGATGAGCGTCCTCTCCGCGGTACGCAGGGGTTCGGTGTCGGGGCCGCCCCAGAACCGCTCCATGCGGCGGCGTTCGGACGCCGGCAGGAGTTCGAGGTTCACCTCGTACAGCAGCTTGCGGCCGGCGACCAGGTCGGAGGCAACGCGCAACTCACCGGCGTCGAGCCGGCCGGCGATCAGCCCGGAGGCGATCAACGCGTCCTCGCGGGAGAGCATTTCGCGTGCGCGTGAGACCCCGACCAGGGCCCGGACCTGCTTGTCCATCGATACGTTCTCCATGGTGTGGAGACCGTTGAGGAAGCGGTAGCAGGGGTCGATGAGCCGGTTGTAGAACTCCAGCGCCCGTGCGCGGTCGATGGTGCGCCGCTCGACCGACTGCCGCAGGGCGTCCAGGCCGTCGACGGCGCCGAGGATCGAGTCGAGCTGCTCCTCCGCGTCCGGCCGGAGCGTGTCGCGGATGCCCTCGTGCTGCGCGCTCTCCCTGACGTCCGCCACGACGCGGTCGGTGGCGGCGCGTTGGCGTCGCAGGAGGGGCAGGGCGTCGGAGGCCCGGGGGTCGGCGAGGAAGATCAGTGTCTGGCGGCGCTCGCCCTGGACGGCACGGACCGTGTCCTCCAGAGGGTGGCCGACCTTCTCCATGATCGAACCGGCGCCCATGAGTTCGCCGGCCTCACGGCCCGTGATGTAGGTGGCGAAGACCCAGAGGCCGGTGAGGGAGACGAGCGGCACCATCAGCAACGCCACGATCTTCCTGCGGATGGACTTCCCGCGAAAGCGCATGGCCTCCCCCAGCTCGGCCCCGCGGTGCGGGGTGGTTACGTCGGTGGCTCGCCGGTCCCTGTCGGTGTCCGGTCGGCGTTCCGTCGGCATCCGTCAACAAACGGCGCGAGCCTACTACTGACACCGAGACAACTCGAAGGCGCGTCCGGGCGAATTTCGGCCGCCCTGGCGCGACTTGATCAGGAGTTGTCCTGGTATTCCCGGAGATGAAATTCGCGAAAGCGACAGCTGAGGCCCTGGGGACTGCCACATTTACCGAACAGTCAGTTGGCTGGATTTCTTCGATCCGTGGCCTTCGGGGCCCGATGACCCCCTTCGGCGGGAATCTTCACAGCCTGGCATTCGTCCATCTGTACGGGGCAGGAAGCTGAATGGGTGCGTACGGCAGGGCAGGAGACGCCGCCCGCGTGGAACGGCCGTAATCCGGGCAGTCACCCTGAAGTCGGACAGCGGTGGGGAGTTGAAGGTTCGTGGACACGGAAGAGCATCGGAGCGAGCGGCCGTCGGAGCGGTCGGACCGGATTCCGCGGCAGCTCTGGGTGGAGGAGCCCGCGGTGCGTCGGCGCATGCCCGACCCGGTGCGGACGGCGGCCGTGCGGGCCGTACTCATCACGTCGCTGACGCTCATACAGGGCATGGTGGCGTTCCTGTGCGCCATGGCGGGCTCGTGGCCGGCCTTCCCGATCATGCTCAGCAGTGTGGGCAGCACGGTGATCGCGACGTGGTCGGTCCTGGACGTGTGGGTCACGCGCCAGGTGTGGAATCAGCGCAACGGTGTGGTGTCCGTGCCGAGCAGCACGGCGCGGCGGATGCGGCGCGAGCGGCGGCGGGCCCGCCGGACGGCCAGGAACGCGGAGCGGCAGGCCACGCGGATACGCCGCCGGGACACGGGCGGCCTGTCCCGGGCCTGACCGGCCACCGCGTCCCGGCTCGCGGACGGAGCTACTGCCCGGCCTGCGCCCGTGCCGCCGCCTGGGCCTGGGCCGCCTCCTCGGCTGCCTGGGGAGTGCGCTTGAACATCCGGGTCGCGGTGATCTCGCCGTGGACGGTCTCGGCTTCCGGGTCCTGCTGCGGCAGTCCGGGCCGCAGGTGCTCCTCCACGCTGATGTACTTCAGCCCCGCCCGCAGGTCGGCGTCGTTGCGGAGACGGATGACCAGCGGGAATTCGGCGAGGGCCGTCGTGTCGAACAGGCCGGTCGTGTAGAGCAGCTGGACACCCAGCGCGTCCGACACCGCTCGCTGGAGCTCCAGCAGATACGTGGCGTTGGCACGGCCGATGGGGTTGTCGAGGAACAGCGTGCCGGCGTGCCGGTGCCGGTCCCGGCCCCGGTCATTGCTGCGGAGCGCTGCCATCGTGCAGTACAGGGCGATCGCCGCGGTGAGCAGTTGGCCGCCGGAGAAGACGTCCCCCATCTGTCCGACCGGGACCCTTTCGGCGCGGAGCACCGCGTCCGGCTTGAGGATCTCCACGGCGATGCCCTTGGGCTGGAGAGCTGCCTGGACACCGCGCAGCAGCAGGGACATTCCGTCCCTGCGCAGGTCGGAGTTCTTCTTGAGGGCGGCGTGCGTGGCCTCGTCGATGACCTCGCCGAGCCGTTCGGTGAGCGTGGCCTGGTCGGGCTCCTCGAAGCGGATCCGCAGGAATTCCTGGCCGGACCACTCCCCCAGTCCCTCCGGGAGCTGCGAGAGCCGCTGCGCGGAGCGGAGGGTGGCGAGGGCGGACTCCACGAGCCCGCGCAGCCGGTCGACGATGGAGTCGCGGTTGCGCTCCAGCTGGGCCATCTCGTCGGTGAGGACGCGGAGCCGGGGTGCGAAGGCGGCGGCCCACTTCTCCGCGTGCTCGGGAAGGGCCGAGGCGGGAAGCTCCCGGATCTGCTGGCGTGCGGGGGTGCGGACCTGCTCGTACCGGGTGGAGTTGGCGTGCCGTACGAGCACATCGCTCGCTTCCCGTACGGCGGTCTCGGCCGCCGAGAGGTCGGCCGCGCAGCCGCGCAGGGAACGGCGGGCCTCGGCGGCGGACTGCCGGGCCTCGTCGAGGGTGCCGGGGTACGGCTCGGGGGTCTCGGCCTCGTCGTCGGCGCCGTGGTCCCGGAGCAGGTCGCGCAGGAGGGCCGCCGTCTCCTCGAAGCCACCGGCCGAGTCCTCGGCGGTGCGGTGGGCGTGGAGCAGTTCCGTGTGGGCGGCCCGGGCGGTGTCCAGGGCGCCGGTGGCGGAGGCCAGTTCGGACGTGGCCGTACGGAGCAGGCTCTGCGCCTGTTCGGCATCGGCCGGGACCAGCTCGTCCGGAAGCTCCGTGTGGTGGGGCTGCTCGTCGGTGGGGGCGAGCCGTTCGGCCTCGCCGCGGAACCGGCCGAGCTGCTCGCTGGCGGTGGACGCCCGGGTCTCCAGGAGCTGGACCAGCGACTCGGCGCGGGCCGCAGCCGCCTGCCGGGAGGGGCCGTCGGCGCCGTCGGTGCCTTCCAGGAGCTGGGCGGCGCGGGTGCGGACCTTGTTGGTGAGGCGGTCGAGCTCGGCGAGTGCGGCGCTCTCGTCGCTCTCGGCGCGGGCCTGCTCGGCGCGCAGGTCGGCGCCGACGCCGACCTTCTCGTAGAGCTGGGACGCCGCGCGGTACGCCTCGCGGAGCGCGGGCAGTGAGGTACGGGCGGCGTCCGCCGCCGGCTCGGGGAGCTTCTCCGGGGCACCGGCGATCTCGGCCCGTTCGGCGCGCAGGGCACGGGCGGTACGGCGGGCGTCATCACCGGCGCGCTGGGCCGCGCGGCGGTCCTCGTCGGCGGCGCGTGCGCGCTCCAGGCAGGTGGTGGCCCGGGCTTCGGATTCGGCCGCCTCGTCGACGAGTTCCCTCAGCCGGGACTGCCACCGGGCGCGTTCGCGCAGACGGAAGGCGAGACCGGCGAGGGCGTCGGCCGCCCGGCGGGCTCGCTGGGCTGCTTCCTGGCGTTCCTCACGGACGCGGGAGGTGTCGGCGGCGGCCTCGTCGGCCTCCGCGCGGACCGTGCGGGCCTCCGCGAGGGCGGCCTGGGCGGTTTCGGCGGTGGTACGGGCGGTGCGGGCCGTCTCGGCCAGTTCGGCGAGCCTGCCGGGCGGGCAGTCGGCGCGCCAGGAGCCGATGCGGGCGGCGAGGGAGCGGTCAGCGGTGAGCCGGGCCGCCAGGGTCCGGATGTCCTCGTCGCGGGCGGCGGCGCGGTGCCTGAGGGCCTGCCTCTCCTCGTCGGCCGCGTGTTCGTCGTGCATCGCCGGGTTCGGCGGGACCAGGAAGACCCCGTCCGTCCCGTCGCCGTCGCCCGGTGCCGGGACGGGGGCGAGGAGTGCGGCTGCCGTACCGACGGCGACCGCGGAGCGGGGCAGCAGGGCGGCGCCGCCCAGCACCTCACGGGCGCGGGCGTGGGATTCGGGGTCGGTGATCACGACGCCGTCGACCAGTTCGGGGCGGGCCGCCAGGACCGCCGCGTGGTCGGCGGGGTCGACGGCCTGGGCGAGGTAGCGCCAGCCCGGGAGGGCCGGAATGCCGTGCTCGCCGAGGTACTCGACGGTGGCCAGGACGTCGGGGCCGGGCGGCAGCAGTCCTCCGTCGCCGAGCGCGCCGAGGATCCGCGCGTCGTCGGCGGCGCCGGTGCGGAGCTCGAAGAGCCTGCGCTCGGCGGCGGCGACGCCCTGGTCGAGCAGCTCGCGGAGCTCGTCCGCGCTGCTGTCGAACTCCTCGGCGCCGAGCGCCTGTTCCATGGCGCGGGCCGGTCCGCCGGTGACGGGTTCGGCGACGGCCACCTGCCCGCCGGGCCCGGACGTGCCGGCGTGGGCGGCGTCCCCGGGGGCGGTCCGGCCGTCCTGGGTACCGGCGCCGTGCGGCTCGTCCGGGTCGGTGGCGTCTCCGCCCGCTCCCTGGCGGGGCCTCGGCACTCCCGTGGGCTGCGCCGAGGGGAGACCGAGCAGGTCGGCGATGCGGTGGTCGGCGGCGATGGACTCGGCGGCCCTGAAC
The Streptomyces sp. NBC_00234 DNA segment above includes these coding regions:
- a CDS encoding DUF742 domain-containing protein translates to MSADSSRGAVSGSPAPPAGSQSSRWYDADAGPVVRPYAMTRGRTSSASRHRLDLIAIVVPEPAADDPGRDQTLSPEHVEIVELCSDMPQSIAELAAGLDLPVGVVRVLVGDLVEDELVHVTRPVPPAELPDVNILREVINGLRAL
- a CDS encoding sensor histidine kinase, encoding MRFRGKSIRRKIVALLMVPLVSLTGLWVFATYITGREAGELMGAGSIMEKVGHPLEDTVRAVQGERRQTLIFLADPRASDALPLLRRQRAATDRVVADVRESAQHEGIRDTLRPDAEEQLDSILGAVDGLDALRQSVERRTIDRARALEFYNRLIDPCYRFLNGLHTMENVSMDKQVRALVGVSRAREMLSREDALIASGLIAGRLDAGELRVASDLVAGRKLLYEVNLELLPASERRRMERFWGGPDTEPLRTAERTLIGAGPFKKPGSVDAERWQEVTEPVLNLLANDSTEMTNRFQDRAEPAGYRVLVQAGVAGVLGFLALLVSIFVSVRIGRELVRDLSRLRKDAHEVSGVRLPSVMRRLAAGEQVDVETEAPHLQYERDEIGQVGQALNTLQRAAVEAAVKQADMRRGVSEVFVNLARRNQVLLHRQLTLLDAMERRTENSDELADLFRLDHLTTRMRRHAEGLVILSGAAPSRQWRKPIQLMDVVRAAVAEVEDYERIEVRRLPRIGVGGPAVADLTHLIAELLENATVFSPPHTAVQVHGERVANGFTLEIHDRGLGMAPEVLLDANLRLAETPDFELSDTDRLGLFVVSRLAQRQNVRVSLQRSPYGGTTAVVFIPAALLTDAPDTHGTGFRLDRRAERAIGGGRPGIDAPAGAGSREDGVTDSGTKEGGRSSVLSPVPTGLVGPSVLDGPVELEGPLDPLGFPQAPNRVDPELDPALAPVLDGVSDLEDTESERGGIFRARDVRRDADRDQHQQAADQTGGREADVRPMRPAGPVPLPRRKPPTLVADRGRRVDEAGRAHPTVTGADSLPSSPEAPAAGPVRETVGGLPRRVRQANLAPQLREESAHRTPAHTPADAVDDLERDADEVRNRMASLQRGWQRGRRENAEDTAGRGETAPGTTPGGDGP
- a CDS encoding roadblock/LC7 domain-containing protein, whose product is MTAPNAAAPDASRHGSGELNWLLDELVDRVGSIHKALVLSSDGLATGTSKDLTREDSEHLAAVASGFHSLAKGVGRHFDAGRVRQTVVELDEAFLFVTAAGDGSCLAVLAHSDSDVGQVAYEMTLMVKRVGAHLANAPRTTGLPAGG